One Borrelia turicatae 91E135 DNA window includes the following coding sequences:
- a CDS encoding plasmid maintenance protein has product MKNLNFFLYNNSKLKKNQVRLIKLISILKYLNKNKLGYNQQDILNLANFFLKKEGYAVIKMKTLQKDLGFLKKNNVIKTFIIRLGEYKGSKIKYMPKINAYQILKQILNSTEELLERTFNIIYKLSKQEKIKNKTEQKNRTKNSSVYNNINNNINNNINNKKKMRIKRDEQQQTVEKILGKYMLHKGKQQKTVKI; this is encoded by the coding sequence ATGAAAAATTTAAATTTCTTTTTATATAATAACAGCAAACTCAAGAAAAATCAAGTTAGACTAATAAAACTAATTTCCATCTTAAAATATCTAAACAAAAATAAGTTAGGATATAACCAACAAGACATACTTAACTTGGCTAACTTTTTTTTAAAAAAAGAAGGTTATGCGGTCATTAAAATGAAAACATTACAAAAAGATTTGGGCTTCCTCAAAAAAAACAATGTAATAAAAACATTCATAATAAGACTTGGGGAATACAAAGGCTCAAAAATAAAGTACATGCCAAAAATAAACGCATATCAAATATTAAAGCAAATACTCAATTCAACAGAAGAACTATTAGAAAGAACATTCAATATCATATATAAACTAAGCAAACAGGAAAAAATCAAAAATAAAACGGAACAAAAAAATAGAACAAAAAATAGCAGTGTATATAATAATATAAATAATAATATAAATAATAATATAAATAATAAGAAAAAAATGAGAATAAAAAGGGATGAACAACAGCAAACAGTAGAAAAGATATTGGGAAAATACATGTTACACAAAGGTAAACAACAAAAAACGGTCAAAATATAA